The Thunnus thynnus chromosome 22, fThuThy2.1, whole genome shotgun sequence genome includes a window with the following:
- the LOC137175057 gene encoding Fc receptor-like protein 5 isoform X3: protein MEQTSLQWLICVTTVLCCRHAEAGLTVSPSSSQMFEGDYVSLSCEEDDSSAGWRLWRNTTTETRAECGNWGERAGSSCKISYIHPLDSGVYWCESREGATSNSINSTVTDGSLILQSPVHPVMEGDDVTLHCKTKTSNLPADFYKDGSFIRTEPAGHMTIRNVSKSDEGLYKCNISSHGESPSSWITVTGKTATITPPVSPAPPPVSTTPPIACEAPPPMSAALPLAFILVCHLVLFCLCVISTLIMVSLYRRRFTGNNHPVSMATPTPTKAEQGQADDAITSVMMEHHF from the exons ATGGAGCAAACATCTCTTCAGTGGCTGATCT GTGTGACGACGGTGCTCTGCTGCAGACACGCTGAAG CTGGTCTGACTGTGAGTCCCAGCAGCTCTCAGATGTTTGAAGGAGATTATGTCTCTCTGAGCTGTGAGGAGGACGACAGCTCTGCTGGATGGAGGCTGTGGAGGAACACAACCACAGAAACCAGAGCTGAATGTGGCAACTGGGGAGAACGAGCTGGTTCCTCCTGCAAGATCAGCTACATCCACCCTCTGGACAGCGGAGTTTACTGGTGTGAGTCCAGAGAGGGAGCAACCAGTAACAGCATCAACAGCACTGTCACTG ATGGATCACTGATCCTGCAGAGTCCTGTCCAccctgtgatggagggagatgatgtcactctgcactgtaaaacaaagacCTCCAACCTCCCAGCTGATTTCTATAAAGATGGCTCCTTCATCAGGACTGAgcctgcaggtcacatgaccatcCGCAATGTTTCCAAGTCTGATGAAGGCCTCTACAAGTGTAACATCAGCAGTCATGGAGAGTCTCCTTCCAGCTGGATCACTGTCACAG GTAAAACTGCAACCATAACGCCCCCTGTCTCACCAGCCCCACCCCCTGTCTCCACAACTCCACCCATCGCCTGTGAAGCCCCGCCCCCTATGTCGGCAGCCCTACCCCTTGCGTTCATACTTGTCTGCCACCTAGTGCTGTTCTGTCTGTGCGTCATCTCCACTCTCATCATGGTGTCTTTATATCGACGCAGGTTTACAG GAAACAACCACCCCGTCTCCATGGCAACGCCCACACCCACCAAGGCTGAGCAGGGACAGGCTGATGATGCCATCACCTCTGTCATGATGGAGCATCACTTCTGA
- the LOC137175061 gene encoding uncharacterized protein — MSDSTSTGVFHRNHMTHGRHALRTEVIKAGNQEAAASVRTSSSTISSSAVMDTSTSVLSRAVLTSLIISVLTSASEDHQDVKVRPGQNAALQCQGPDGTIRLLQWSRPDLKSGGYVFFYRDKRSVQSFQHPSFHRRVQLMDPEMKNGNASVILKNVTISDTGTYECLLSVNSKGHRKRATPETMNTIVLKVEDSGHTAGNTDDGKDMRGRFIIILPVAGLIIVLLVLMIFKKSRGHLENNSDLPAVT; from the exons ATGTCTGACAGCACTTCAACAGGTGTGTTTCACAGAAATCACATGACACATGGCAGACACGCCCTCAGGACAGAGGTGATAAAAGCAGGAAACCAggaagcagcagcttcagtgaGGACGAGCAGCTCGACCATTAGCAGCTCAGCCGTCATGGATACTTCAACATCTGTATTATCCAGGGCGGTCCTCACCAGTCTGATCATTTCAGTCCTGACGTCGGCCTCGGAAG aCCATCAAGACGTCAAAGTGCGTCCTGGACAGAACGCTGCGCTTCAGTGTCAGGGTCCAGACGGTACCATCAGACTGTTACAGTGGAGCAGACCTGACCTAAAGTCTGGCGGTTACGTCTTCTTCTACCGTGACAAGCGCTCAGTTCAGTCCTTCCAGCATCCGTCTTTCCATCGTCGAGTGCAGCTGATGGATCCAGAGATGAAGAACGGAAATGCATCTGTGATTCTGAAGAACGTCACCATCAGCGACACCGGAACATACGAGTGTCTTCTTTCAGTGAACAGCAAAGGACACAGAAAGAGAGCCACACCTGAGACCATGAACACCATCGTCCTGAAGGTCGAAGACTCAG GTCACACGGCTGGAAACACAGACGATGGAAAAGACATGCGTGGACGTTTTATAATCATTCTGCCAGTAGCTGGTCTGATTattgttcttcttgttctcATGATCTTCAAGAAATCTAGAGGACATTTGGAGAATAATTCAGACCTGCCTGctgttacataa
- the LOC137175057 gene encoding Fc receptor-like protein 5 isoform X1 translates to MPETEIFNEAPEIISAHLLRKETISPTNRKKKKKKKKEKKKKKECQVFGLIQLVGRMEQTSLQWLICVTTVLCCRHAEAGLTVSPSSSQMFEGDYVSLSCEEDDSSAGWRLWRNTTTETRAECGNWGERAGSSCKISYIHPLDSGVYWCESREGATSNSINSTVTDGSLILQSPVHPVMEGDDVTLHCKTKTSNLPADFYKDGSFIRTEPAGHMTIRNVSKSDEGLYKCNISSHGESPSSWITVTGKTATITPPVSPAPPPVSTTPPIACEAPPPMSAALPLAFILVCHLVLFCLCVISTLIMVSLYRRRFTGNNHPVSMATPTPTKAEQGQADDAITSVMMEHHF, encoded by the exons ATGCCAGAAA CTGAGATCTTTAACGAAGCTCCTGAGATCATTTCAGCTCACCTGCTGCGGAAGGAAACCATATCACCtacaaacaggaagaagaagaagaagaagaagaaggagaagaagaagaagaaggagtgTCAAGTGTTTGGTCTCATACAACTGGTTGGCAGAATGGAGCAAACATCTCTTCAGTGGCTGATCT GTGTGACGACGGTGCTCTGCTGCAGACACGCTGAAG CTGGTCTGACTGTGAGTCCCAGCAGCTCTCAGATGTTTGAAGGAGATTATGTCTCTCTGAGCTGTGAGGAGGACGACAGCTCTGCTGGATGGAGGCTGTGGAGGAACACAACCACAGAAACCAGAGCTGAATGTGGCAACTGGGGAGAACGAGCTGGTTCCTCCTGCAAGATCAGCTACATCCACCCTCTGGACAGCGGAGTTTACTGGTGTGAGTCCAGAGAGGGAGCAACCAGTAACAGCATCAACAGCACTGTCACTG ATGGATCACTGATCCTGCAGAGTCCTGTCCAccctgtgatggagggagatgatgtcactctgcactgtaaaacaaagacCTCCAACCTCCCAGCTGATTTCTATAAAGATGGCTCCTTCATCAGGACTGAgcctgcaggtcacatgaccatcCGCAATGTTTCCAAGTCTGATGAAGGCCTCTACAAGTGTAACATCAGCAGTCATGGAGAGTCTCCTTCCAGCTGGATCACTGTCACAG GTAAAACTGCAACCATAACGCCCCCTGTCTCACCAGCCCCACCCCCTGTCTCCACAACTCCACCCATCGCCTGTGAAGCCCCGCCCCCTATGTCGGCAGCCCTACCCCTTGCGTTCATACTTGTCTGCCACCTAGTGCTGTTCTGTCTGTGCGTCATCTCCACTCTCATCATGGTGTCTTTATATCGACGCAGGTTTACAG GAAACAACCACCCCGTCTCCATGGCAACGCCCACACCCACCAAGGCTGAGCAGGGACAGGCTGATGATGCCATCACCTCTGTCATGATGGAGCATCACTTCTGA
- the LOC137175059 gene encoding caspase-3-like: MSKFIVAGSHQDQVDSRMAKRDYSSSTAAAGHDIVADCGSFRYNTNYACLGTCVIINNKNFISRDLSTRDGTDVDAESARKTFSRLGYNVRVARNQTAQQMKSMMFNVSQEDHSRSASFVCVLLSHGEEGMIYGTDVPVRYEELTKHFKGYRCKSLVGKPKLFFIQACRGSSQDDGVQVDCIEEQRSARIPVEADFLYAYSTAPGYLSLRNTSTGSWFIQALCDMLQRHSGKLELMHIMTRVNRQVALFHKQNQIPCIVSMLTEDFYFPQ; this comes from the exons GGACTACAGCAGCAGTACGGCAGCAGCAGGCCATGATATCGTCGCTGACTGCGGCTCGTTCCGCTACAACACGAACTACGCCTGCCTGGGAACCTGTGTGATCATCAACAATAAGAACTTCATCAGCCGTG ATCTGAGTACTCGTGATGGGACGGACGTCGATGCCGAGTCTGCTAGGAAAACCTTCTCGAGACTGGGCTATAACGTCAGAGTGGCCAGAAACCAGACTGCGCAGCAGATGAAATCAATGATGTTTAACG TGTCACAAGAGGACCACAGCAGAAGTgcatcatttgtgtgtgtgctgctaaGTCACGGAGAAGAAGGGATGATATACGGCACCGACGTTCCTGTGAGATATGAGGAGCTGACAAAACACTTTAAAGGATATCGCTGCAAGAGTCTGGTGGGCAAACCAAAGCTCTTCTTCATTCAG GCGTGCCGCGGTTCAAGCCAGGATGATGGAGTTCAGGTCGACTGCATAGAGGAGCAAAGATCAGCGAGGATTCCTGTGGAGGCGGACTTCCTGTACGCCTATTCCACCGCTCCGG GCTACCTGTCATTGAGGAACACGTCCACCGGTTCCTGGTTCATACAGGCATTGTGTGACATGTTGCAGCGTCACAGTGGAAAACTGGAGCTGATGCATATCATGACTAGAGTCAACCGCCAGGTGGCACTGTTCCATAAACAGAATCAGATCCCCTGTATTGTCTCCATGTTGACTGAAGACTTTTACTTTCCTCAGTAG
- the LOC137175060 gene encoding motile sperm domain-containing protein 1-like: MRRRDNHDGQGQGGAAAAEQAGNRGVRRAGGETGGGSPLPVFLFPSELLFHSEDRNSHRRVLTLYNPYSFNMSFKMWCTAPSLYRVVEAEGSVRAKSCVDLVVRHLDVSPRNWGRRDRFRLEVRGGGQVGGREIWAELRGGEEGGGGGGGEDEEERKMKRRQGAEERRGQQRALSALTPLSPLLVPTHTHLQLPTCTAVRSVSQWVVCVAVAVLCVAVLMLPLHTDSSSVVPRCLHVSTNQKLVCAYTLGLLTMVFLR, translated from the exons ATGAGAAGGAGGGACAACCATGACGGACAGGGTCAGGGCGGGGCGGCAGCGGCGGAGCAGGCGGGGAACAGGGGGGTGAGACGGGCGGGGGGTGAGACAGGTGGAGGCTCCCCGCTGCCCGTCTTCCTGTTTCCCTCCGAGCTGCTGTTTCACTCTGAAGACAGAAACTCACATCGCAGAGTTTTAACCCTTTACAACCCGTACAGCTTCAACATGAGCTTCAAGA tgtgGTGTACAGCTCCATCTCTCTACAGAGTGGTGGAGGCGGAGGGCAGCGTCCGAGCAAAGTCCTGTGTTGACCT GGTGGTGCGTCACCTGGACGTCTCCCCTCGTAACTGGGGCCGCAGAGATCGGTTCCGCCTGGAGGTGAGAGGAGGCGGCCAGGTGGGAGGACGGGAGATCTGGGCTgagctgagaggaggagaggaggggggaggaggaggaggaggggaggatgaagaggagaggaagatgaagaggagacaAGGAGCGGAGGAAAGGAGAGGCCAGCAGAGGGCGCTATCTGCTTTgactcctctgtctcctctgctggtgccgacacacacacacctgcagctgcCCACCTGCACAG ctgtGCGCAGTGTGTCTCAGTGGGTGGTGTGTGTGGCGGTGGCGGTGCTGTGTGTCGCCGTGTTGATGCTCCCCCTCCACACCGACAGTAGCTCTGTGGTTCCACGCTGCCTGCACGTCTCCACCAATCAGAAGCTGGTCTGCGCCTACACACTGG gtcttcTCACCATGGTGTTTCTGCGGTAA
- the LOC137175057 gene encoding low affinity immunoglobulin gamma Fc region receptor III-A-like isoform X2 has protein sequence MPETEIFNEAPEIISAHLLRKETISPTNRKKKKKKKKEKKKKKECQVFGLIQLVGRMEQTSLQWLICVTTVLCCRHAEAGLTVSPSSSQMFEGDYVSLSCEEDDSSAGWRLWRNTTTETRAECGNWGERAGSSCKISYIHPLDSGVYWCESREGATSNSINSTVTDGSLILQSPVHPVMEGDDVTLHCKTKTSNLPADFYKDGSFIRTEPAGHMTIRNVSKSDEGLYKCNISSHGESPSSWITVTAPPPVSTTPPIACEAPPPMSAALPLAFILVCHLVLFCLCVISTLIMVSLYRRRFTGNNHPVSMATPTPTKAEQGQADDAITSVMMEHHF, from the exons ATGCCAGAAA CTGAGATCTTTAACGAAGCTCCTGAGATCATTTCAGCTCACCTGCTGCGGAAGGAAACCATATCACCtacaaacaggaagaagaagaagaagaagaagaaggagaagaagaagaagaaggagtgTCAAGTGTTTGGTCTCATACAACTGGTTGGCAGAATGGAGCAAACATCTCTTCAGTGGCTGATCT GTGTGACGACGGTGCTCTGCTGCAGACACGCTGAAG CTGGTCTGACTGTGAGTCCCAGCAGCTCTCAGATGTTTGAAGGAGATTATGTCTCTCTGAGCTGTGAGGAGGACGACAGCTCTGCTGGATGGAGGCTGTGGAGGAACACAACCACAGAAACCAGAGCTGAATGTGGCAACTGGGGAGAACGAGCTGGTTCCTCCTGCAAGATCAGCTACATCCACCCTCTGGACAGCGGAGTTTACTGGTGTGAGTCCAGAGAGGGAGCAACCAGTAACAGCATCAACAGCACTGTCACTG ATGGATCACTGATCCTGCAGAGTCCTGTCCAccctgtgatggagggagatgatgtcactctgcactgtaaaacaaagacCTCCAACCTCCCAGCTGATTTCTATAAAGATGGCTCCTTCATCAGGACTGAgcctgcaggtcacatgaccatcCGCAATGTTTCCAAGTCTGATGAAGGCCTCTACAAGTGTAACATCAGCAGTCATGGAGAGTCTCCTTCCAGCTGGATCACTGTCACAG CCCCACCCCCTGTCTCCACAACTCCACCCATCGCCTGTGAAGCCCCGCCCCCTATGTCGGCAGCCCTACCCCTTGCGTTCATACTTGTCTGCCACCTAGTGCTGTTCTGTCTGTGCGTCATCTCCACTCTCATCATGGTGTCTTTATATCGACGCAGGTTTACAG GAAACAACCACCCCGTCTCCATGGCAACGCCCACACCCACCAAGGCTGAGCAGGGACAGGCTGATGATGCCATCACCTCTGTCATGATGGAGCATCACTTCTGA